The sequence below is a genomic window from Anopheles cruzii chromosome 3, idAnoCruzAS_RS32_06, whole genome shotgun sequence.
TATGGGTCAATTGGGAGTCCCTAGTGGTTTAAAAGGAATATGGGCACTGGCAGCGGATTGCACGGCTGGTTCAATACGTTCCATTTGAGCTTAATTTTAGTCAAGAACTATAAATAGAATACTCTACCATACCCCCTCGCCCGATGCATCGAATCGTGTCAATGAAAGCACGAATTCGGAGAAAGTGATAAGTCGTACAAACACATCCACATCACCGCTGCACTTCGCGCACGGATGGACATACACGCGTTACTACCGGAAAGCgcaccggtgttccggtgtggCATCCTTATCGATCAAACAGCGCAGAATGAAGTTGCTCAACTCAAATGGCCCGACCGACGCAGGGCCTCATACTGATAGCTGGCAAAGCACCCTTTTGGGTGGCGTGCCTCTTGGAATGGCTTTTCCCCTTCGTCAAAAGTTTCGCGTGTCTTGCGCCTGACTACTCGAAGGTGATTTGTCATACCGGGCTCCGTGCCGGCATTTGCCAGGGACTGCGCCTTTTTTTCAAACCAATGCTTCGATGCCGATCGAAGTGAAACTCTTTTATCGGGTTAGTTTACAGTTTGCCTAGCATGGTAGAGCATCGAGTAGACCAGTGGTACTACCGATCAGTAGGAGTACATCTCAGCGAAAGTGCAAAACCATTCAAAACTAACGTGCTAAACATCACCTTCGATGCGATCAAATCTGGGCCAAACAGTTTGTCGTAATCTTACAAAAAACGTTGTGTTAGCGTGATAGTTAATTCAgtttaaagaaaatattgataCAAATAATCCTCAGTGAGTGAAACTTTAGCACTACTCGAATCAAGatgtttaatttgatttcgttGACATCTCCGGCTTCTGGTGTACATGTGCAAGGCTCATAATGCAGGCTGTAAAAGTTAGGTTTTAAATCAAAGCCCCACCTCGAACCCGAAGCCGACCTCGGACGTGCTCTGCAATTGATTTCGTTACTAAAGTGTTAGAATCTCATCGAAAAAAGCGCCTCTCGGTCTTCGGGTAAAgttcgtttgatttatgaaatgATGCACGGCGACTGACGGAAGGCGATGTTCCGCATCCATCGGTGGGCTTTCGTGGCTTCCGGACGATCCGGCGAGTGATTACGGCGGCCATAACAAACGAATCACTATGACGGCGATGGTGTCGGTCGCGTGTAAATCGTAAACCCAACGAACAgcaacggccaccggcggcataCTACCGAAATGGGTGACTTTGGCTCCGGTGAGTGTGTAGTTCTTTTTTCCCTCCTTCCTAACGCTAGTGTCCTTAAACTGCTTTCATCGACTAAACCGAAAAAGTGGCACTGTTAAGCAATCTTCTATTCACTCAATTAAACACGACCGAGTGGTGATAGCAACGCGCGGCAACGGCATTCGTTTTTCAGCCGATTTTTACCAACCCGTTGATTGATGACTTCTGAGCGATATTTCCGACACCGGGAAGGTTGCGCTCAGACACCGCCATGTCTGGAACGTTTAATGACGATTTCcaacaacagaaaaacgcTACTGGCGAGCCCGGCGAACAGCAAAAGCCAGAAAGCCCCGGACGCTTGATCTAGGTTAACCTCCGGCATTTTGACCCCATTTTCGGGACACTCTGGTTTTTCGGCAAACCAAAGTTTCCGTTGATAGTGCAGCAACCCATGTTCGGTGATCTTGAGCAGGGTAATGCGAAACGCCTCCTTGAACGGACTATCCTTCGCAAGGGCCAAGTAGATGGACCTTTGCGGAACTAACGGTATTTCCTGCAGCCGGCATCGATCGGCGTCGGTGAAAAGTCCTTAAACCAGACATGGGAAGAGAAAAtcaagcaaataaaataaagtctGCAGCTTAGCGGGGACATACTATTTATCCAGCTGTAGGCCCGATGAGCATCGCAGAGAAAAGCCGTTCTGTTGCGAGCGATAAGTGATATTCCTTCGGTAATGTTGCAATACGCGTGTCCGCTTGCGGTCTTCAGCCTGACAAGATCCTCGTTATTGGTTTCCTAATGTAAAGAAATATTAGCCTCTCGATAGATTTTAGGCGAAACTTTCCAAAGCCGTACGTAGTAATTTTTTAGATTCCCGTCGTCGTTTTCTGCAACGATGGTGAATTCGTTTTTCACCAGATCTCGGAACGTTGTAACAGTCTTAGAAGGAGCCACCAGGAGATAGCCGACCATATGAGCGATATAGAACTGGTGGAGTAGTGccgcaaaaataaatatcgtTTGAAGCATAACACGAATCCCGTACGAATTGGCTGGCGCAGTAAATCCTTGAAATTAATGCAAATAGAGAGCAGAATGTGATTGAAAAGAATGAGCAAAAATCGTTCGTTGAATTACGATACCTTGTTGGCTAAATATTTCCACCACGTACAGGCTGAGCCCACTAATGTTATAGtcttcgttcgatcgattgtgCCGGCCGCTATTTCCCGGTGGACGATGGTGCATTTTATGAATCAACAGACCCGTCGCAGCACACAGCCCTCCAACGGCTAACCAGAGTTGTAAACTAAACGGCCGGAGAAAGATGTTTCTTCTAAAAGCGTCTTCCGGATGCAGAAATAGTACCACGGACCTTAAATCGATACACAGGACTTCTTAATCGCCAAGGAAAGGTGCTAATGCTTCTTATCATACCGCGACGTCCCAACGGCTGCAATAATATCGAACTTTTGACCACTGTTGCGATCAACCTCTACCGGATTTATAATGATATCGTACTGTGAGGTGTTATTGCTGGTCAGCCCTGTGTGCTGCTTGATGCtgttattaaaataatcatGTTAGTAATTTACTCGATCAGTCGTATAGTATCCGTTGTCCGTACCTAAAATTGTGAACCACTGACAAACTATTCCATAACAGCTCTCCTATGATGCCACTTGGCTCATTGGCCCCAGTCAGTGCGCTCTAAAAATATGGAATCTGTTTATCGTACAACTTTACAGAGTTTTCACTTACTTTGAGACGGAGACCCTTCAGTGTAATGCCTCCGAAGGTTCGTCGTTTCTGGTATGTGCTTCGTTTGTCCCATATGTACAGACCGCTGACCATGTCCCAACTACCAATTTGATACACATTCACCTTCCTATCGTCTACCACCCGTTGACTGTACACATCGAAAATCGCTGCCATACTTCTCTGACCGCCCAGAAGATCACTCATCGGTTGCAGCAAAAACACACTCGAAGAAATGGTCATATTTAATCCGTCCAAAATAGCCCTGTTCGTCCTCATTACACCCGTCCCCAACAGAAGCAACTCCAAAGAGTAACCTCTCGGGGACAGGGTTTGCAGA
It includes:
- the LOC128269870 gene encoding ionotropic receptor 75a-like translates to MAAIFDVYSQRVVDDRKVNVYQIGSWDMVSGLYIWDKRSTYQKRRTFGGITLKGLRLKSALTGANEPSGIIGELLWNSLSVVHNFSIKQHTGLTSNNTSQYDIIINPVEVDRNSGQKFDIIAAVGTSRSVVLFLHPEDAFRRNIFLRPFSLQLWLAVGGLCAATGLLIHKMHHRPPGNSGRHNRSNEDYNISGLSLYVVEIFSQQGFTAPANSYGIRVMLQTIFIFAALLHQFYIAHMVGYLLVAPSKTVTTFRDLVKNEFTIVAENDDDEDLVRLKTASGHAYCNITEGISLIARNRTAFLCDAHRAYSWINRLFTDADRCRLQEIPLVPQRSIYLALAKDSPFKEAFRITLLKITEHGLLHYQRKLWFAEKPECPENGVKMPEVNLDQASGAFWLLLFAGLASSVFLLLEIVIKRSRHGGV